A genomic segment from Dendropsophus ebraccatus isolate aDenEbr1 chromosome 7, aDenEbr1.pat, whole genome shotgun sequence encodes:
- the REST gene encoding RE1-silencing transcription factor isoform X2, with the protein MATQMVSQPGGSNLFCNSGNFGMGDMYGLHDLSKAEMAAPRLIMLANVALTGEVPNSCCDYSLDEDRQMAELTTVYENSFSDSDGERMELEESNMVSEPAIFDTMEVEPSEVPEEKLCDQQTSTPETRSEEESEKKSETPPSRTEDKTKCVKSKPFRCRPCQYKAESEEEFVHHIKDHSAKRFIDHDSNKNAQESGPSSPEEVDFSKGPIRCDRCGYNTNRFDHYLAHLKHHNKVSDNERVYKCTICTYTTVSEYHWKKHLRNHFPRIVYTCSQCSYFSDRKNNYIQHIRTHTGERPYQCVMCPYSSSQKTHLTRHMRTHSGEKPFKCEQCSYVASNQHEVTRHARQVHNGPKPLTCPHCNYKTADRSNFKKHVELHVNPRQFLCPVCDYAASKKCNLQYHIKSRHSGCADITMDVSKVKLRTKKGDAPGSDASSNKQEEKESSDFKSDLPEKKNESKPKADKEKSAKVKQAPTPPVGQITTRSHKAPASKTDEDANPEKSKCAKRKASVLSEKLMKVNEAQNTNLKKRRLTQKSKRIHDVPRKANRAGKCEKQKASIKKTNHKKPSKNKHKKTTTSHKSVHSKSKSSKSKTNKDPEATERPIDGISDLKDPKSPIDGIGNNKDSKSPIDGISDVKDSTSPIDGISDHKVSKSPIDVISDPKDSKNPIDGITDHKDSKSPIDGITDVPESAPEPTPEEEEVVTELTTGISSGELEAESKTEESAGSVVPVPDPATNDLGSSTGDTPEAEQLVSEKDCDIGKDGEVEPDFITSPIPVEPVLESESPPDVQPLATTSPAETPESIPEVDRSHEVSDMPCGDSPVEQSENGNESAPSNGSLEESEGLGQTDLSDTEKHLCTQNINDCDLKESVHTPCESTRHETVDIEEDEGIHSHEGSDISDNLSERSDDSGLNGLQSPQETLESRPLLEVPSVSTSVSSESFVCIFCDRVFKKAEEYTKHLKRHLVNVYYLEKAAQNRL; encoded by the exons ATGGCTACACAAATGGTTAGCCAGCCTGGTGGCAGCAACTTATTTTGTAACAGTGGCAACTTTGGCATGGGCGATATGTACGGCTTGCATGACCTTTCTAAAGCGGAGATGGCAGCTCCTCGGCTCATCATGTTGGCAAATGTTGCCCTGACTGGAGAGGTTCCTAACAGCTGCTGCGACTATTCCTTAGATGAGGACAGGCAAATGGCTGAATTGACCACTGTATATGAAAACAGCTTTTCTGACAGCGATGGGGAAAGAATGGAATTAGAAGAGTCAAACATGGTGAGCGAGCCCGCCATCTTTGATACTATGGAAGTGGAACCCTCTGAGGTCCCAGAGGAGAAATTGTGCGACCAACAAACCAGCACACCAGAAACTAGGTCAGAAGAGGAATCGGAAAAAAAAAGTGAGACCCCTCCTTCCAGAACTGAAGACAAAACAAAATGTGTAAAGAGCAAGCCTTTCAGGTGCCGACCGTGTCAGTATAAAGCTGAATCTGAAGAAGAGTTTGTCCATCACATTAAGGACCATAGTGCCAAGAGGTTTATTGATCATGACTCTAACAAAAATGCCCAAGAGTCAGGTCCTAGTTCACCCGAGGAAGTGGACTTTTCTAAGGGACCCATCAGATGTGACCGCTGTGGCTATAACACCAACCGCTTCGATCACTATTTGGCCCATTTAAAGCACCACAACAAAGTTTCTGACAATGAGCGGGTTTACAAGTGCACCATATGTACCTATACAACGGTTAGCGAGTACCACTGGAAGAAACATCTCCGAAATCATTTCCCAAGGATTGTTTATACGTGCTCGCAGTGCTCTTATTTCTCTGATCGAAAAAATAACTATATTCAACATATAAGAACACATACAG GTGAACGGCCCTATCAGTGTGTTATGTGTCCTTATTCAAGTTCACAGAAAACTCATTTGACCAGACACATGCGGACTCACTCAG GTGAAAAGCCTTTTAAATGTGAGCAGTGCAGTTACGTTGCATCCAATCAACATGAAGTGACGCGCCACGCCAGGCAAGTCCACAACGGACCAAAACCTTTAACATGCCCTCACTGTAACTACAAAACTGCCGACCGCAGCAACTTCAAGAAACACGTTGAGTTACATGTTAATCCGAGGCAGTTCTTGTGCCCGGTTTGTGATTATGCTGCCTCAAAGAAATGTAACTTGCAGTATCACATCAAGTCCAGACACTCCGGCTGCGCCGACATCACAATGGATGTGTCCAAagtcaaactgaggacaaaaaaaGGGGACGCACCAGGTTCAGATGCCAGTTCAAATAAACAAGAGGAAAAAGAAAGCTCTGATTTTAAAAGTGATCTTccagaaaagaaaaatgaatcaaaacctAAAGCGGATAAGGAGAAATCTGCAAAGGTTAAACAAGCCCCCACTCCTCCTGTCGGTCAGATCACCACACGTAGCCACAAGGCACCTGCCTCTAAGACGGACGAAGATGCGAACCCTGAGAAAAGCAAATGCGCTAAAAGGAAGGCAAGTGTGCTGTCTGAAAAGCTGATGAAGGTGAATGAAGCACAAAATACAAACTTAAAGAAAAGGAGGTTGACGCAGAAAAGTAAGCGTATCCATGATGTTCCCAGAAAAGCAAACAGAGCTGGTAAGTGTGAGAAACAGAAGgcttccattaaaaaaacaaaccacaaGAAACCTTCAAAGAATAAACATAAGAAGACTACTACATCACACAAAAGTGTTCATTCAAAGAGTAAATCCAGTAAGTCAAAAACAAATAAGGATCCTGAGGCAACTGAGAGACCTATAGATGGGATCAGTGATCTTAAGGATCCTAAGAGCCCTATAGACGGGATCGGTAATAACAAGGATTCTAAGAGCCCTATAGATGGAATCAGTGATGTCAAGGATTCTACTAGCCCTATAGACGGGATCTCTGATCACAAGGTTTCTAAGAGCCCTATAGATGTGATCAGTGATCCCAAGGATTCCAAAAACCCTATAGACGGGATCACTGATCACAAGGATTCTAAGAGCCCTATAGACGGAATCACTGACGTACCTGAATCTGCTCCAGAGCCTacacctgaggaggaggaggtggtcacAGAGCTCACAACAGGAATCAGTAGCGGTGAACTGGAAGCAGAAAGTAAAACAGAAGAAAGTGCCGGTAGTGTTGTACCTGTACCTGACCCTGCCACCAATGATCTCGGCTCATCTACTGGGGACACCCCAGAGGCTGAACAGTTGGTTTCGGAGAAGGACTGTGACATAGGTAAAGATGGTGAAGTTGAACCTGACTTTATAACCAGCCCAATTCCTGTTGAACCAGTTCTGGAGTCTGAAAGCCCACCTGATGTACAGCCCTTAGCCACTACATCTCCAGCAGAAACACCCGAATCCATCCCTGAAGTAGACCGTAGCCATGAGGTGAGTGACATGCCTTGCGGTGACTCTCCAGTCGAGCAGTCTGAGAACGGCAATGAGTCAGCGCCAAGTAACGGTAGTCTGGAGGAGAGTGAAGGATTGGGGCAGACAGACCTGAGCGACACAGAAAAACATCTCTGTACACAAAACATAAATGATTGTGACCTAAAAGAAAGTGTGCATACTCCCTGTGAGTCTACCCGTCATGAAACTGTGGacattgaggaggatgagggaatCCATAGCCATGAAGGCAGCGATATCAGCGATAATCTTTCCGAGAGAAGCGATGACTCTGGTTTAAATGGTTTACAGTCCCCTCAAGAGACTCTAGAATCCCGGCCCCTTCTGGAAGTGCCTTCTGTCTCCACCAGCGTCTCTAGTGAAAGCTTTGTGTGCATTTTTTGCGATCGCGTTTTCAAGAAAGCAGAAGAATATACGAAGCATCTGAAGCGTCATTTGGTCAATGTTTATTACCTTGAGAAAGCGGCACAGAATCGATTATAA
- the REST gene encoding RE1-silencing transcription factor isoform X1, producing the protein MCAAAPSSLAFTMATQMVSQPGGSNLFCNSGNFGMGDMYGLHDLSKAEMAAPRLIMLANVALTGEVPNSCCDYSLDEDRQMAELTTVYENSFSDSDGERMELEESNMVSEPAIFDTMEVEPSEVPEEKLCDQQTSTPETRSEEESEKKSETPPSRTEDKTKCVKSKPFRCRPCQYKAESEEEFVHHIKDHSAKRFIDHDSNKNAQESGPSSPEEVDFSKGPIRCDRCGYNTNRFDHYLAHLKHHNKVSDNERVYKCTICTYTTVSEYHWKKHLRNHFPRIVYTCSQCSYFSDRKNNYIQHIRTHTGERPYQCVMCPYSSSQKTHLTRHMRTHSGEKPFKCEQCSYVASNQHEVTRHARQVHNGPKPLTCPHCNYKTADRSNFKKHVELHVNPRQFLCPVCDYAASKKCNLQYHIKSRHSGCADITMDVSKVKLRTKKGDAPGSDASSNKQEEKESSDFKSDLPEKKNESKPKADKEKSAKVKQAPTPPVGQITTRSHKAPASKTDEDANPEKSKCAKRKASVLSEKLMKVNEAQNTNLKKRRLTQKSKRIHDVPRKANRAGKCEKQKASIKKTNHKKPSKNKHKKTTTSHKSVHSKSKSSKSKTNKDPEATERPIDGISDLKDPKSPIDGIGNNKDSKSPIDGISDVKDSTSPIDGISDHKVSKSPIDVISDPKDSKNPIDGITDHKDSKSPIDGITDVPESAPEPTPEEEEVVTELTTGISSGELEAESKTEESAGSVVPVPDPATNDLGSSTGDTPEAEQLVSEKDCDIGKDGEVEPDFITSPIPVEPVLESESPPDVQPLATTSPAETPESIPEVDRSHEVSDMPCGDSPVEQSENGNESAPSNGSLEESEGLGQTDLSDTEKHLCTQNINDCDLKESVHTPCESTRHETVDIEEDEGIHSHEGSDISDNLSERSDDSGLNGLQSPQETLESRPLLEVPSVSTSVSSESFVCIFCDRVFKKAEEYTKHLKRHLVNVYYLEKAAQNRL; encoded by the exons CATTCACCATGGCTACACAAATGGTTAGCCAGCCTGGTGGCAGCAACTTATTTTGTAACAGTGGCAACTTTGGCATGGGCGATATGTACGGCTTGCATGACCTTTCTAAAGCGGAGATGGCAGCTCCTCGGCTCATCATGTTGGCAAATGTTGCCCTGACTGGAGAGGTTCCTAACAGCTGCTGCGACTATTCCTTAGATGAGGACAGGCAAATGGCTGAATTGACCACTGTATATGAAAACAGCTTTTCTGACAGCGATGGGGAAAGAATGGAATTAGAAGAGTCAAACATGGTGAGCGAGCCCGCCATCTTTGATACTATGGAAGTGGAACCCTCTGAGGTCCCAGAGGAGAAATTGTGCGACCAACAAACCAGCACACCAGAAACTAGGTCAGAAGAGGAATCGGAAAAAAAAAGTGAGACCCCTCCTTCCAGAACTGAAGACAAAACAAAATGTGTAAAGAGCAAGCCTTTCAGGTGCCGACCGTGTCAGTATAAAGCTGAATCTGAAGAAGAGTTTGTCCATCACATTAAGGACCATAGTGCCAAGAGGTTTATTGATCATGACTCTAACAAAAATGCCCAAGAGTCAGGTCCTAGTTCACCCGAGGAAGTGGACTTTTCTAAGGGACCCATCAGATGTGACCGCTGTGGCTATAACACCAACCGCTTCGATCACTATTTGGCCCATTTAAAGCACCACAACAAAGTTTCTGACAATGAGCGGGTTTACAAGTGCACCATATGTACCTATACAACGGTTAGCGAGTACCACTGGAAGAAACATCTCCGAAATCATTTCCCAAGGATTGTTTATACGTGCTCGCAGTGCTCTTATTTCTCTGATCGAAAAAATAACTATATTCAACATATAAGAACACATACAG GTGAACGGCCCTATCAGTGTGTTATGTGTCCTTATTCAAGTTCACAGAAAACTCATTTGACCAGACACATGCGGACTCACTCAG GTGAAAAGCCTTTTAAATGTGAGCAGTGCAGTTACGTTGCATCCAATCAACATGAAGTGACGCGCCACGCCAGGCAAGTCCACAACGGACCAAAACCTTTAACATGCCCTCACTGTAACTACAAAACTGCCGACCGCAGCAACTTCAAGAAACACGTTGAGTTACATGTTAATCCGAGGCAGTTCTTGTGCCCGGTTTGTGATTATGCTGCCTCAAAGAAATGTAACTTGCAGTATCACATCAAGTCCAGACACTCCGGCTGCGCCGACATCACAATGGATGTGTCCAAagtcaaactgaggacaaaaaaaGGGGACGCACCAGGTTCAGATGCCAGTTCAAATAAACAAGAGGAAAAAGAAAGCTCTGATTTTAAAAGTGATCTTccagaaaagaaaaatgaatcaaaacctAAAGCGGATAAGGAGAAATCTGCAAAGGTTAAACAAGCCCCCACTCCTCCTGTCGGTCAGATCACCACACGTAGCCACAAGGCACCTGCCTCTAAGACGGACGAAGATGCGAACCCTGAGAAAAGCAAATGCGCTAAAAGGAAGGCAAGTGTGCTGTCTGAAAAGCTGATGAAGGTGAATGAAGCACAAAATACAAACTTAAAGAAAAGGAGGTTGACGCAGAAAAGTAAGCGTATCCATGATGTTCCCAGAAAAGCAAACAGAGCTGGTAAGTGTGAGAAACAGAAGgcttccattaaaaaaacaaaccacaaGAAACCTTCAAAGAATAAACATAAGAAGACTACTACATCACACAAAAGTGTTCATTCAAAGAGTAAATCCAGTAAGTCAAAAACAAATAAGGATCCTGAGGCAACTGAGAGACCTATAGATGGGATCAGTGATCTTAAGGATCCTAAGAGCCCTATAGACGGGATCGGTAATAACAAGGATTCTAAGAGCCCTATAGATGGAATCAGTGATGTCAAGGATTCTACTAGCCCTATAGACGGGATCTCTGATCACAAGGTTTCTAAGAGCCCTATAGATGTGATCAGTGATCCCAAGGATTCCAAAAACCCTATAGACGGGATCACTGATCACAAGGATTCTAAGAGCCCTATAGACGGAATCACTGACGTACCTGAATCTGCTCCAGAGCCTacacctgaggaggaggaggtggtcacAGAGCTCACAACAGGAATCAGTAGCGGTGAACTGGAAGCAGAAAGTAAAACAGAAGAAAGTGCCGGTAGTGTTGTACCTGTACCTGACCCTGCCACCAATGATCTCGGCTCATCTACTGGGGACACCCCAGAGGCTGAACAGTTGGTTTCGGAGAAGGACTGTGACATAGGTAAAGATGGTGAAGTTGAACCTGACTTTATAACCAGCCCAATTCCTGTTGAACCAGTTCTGGAGTCTGAAAGCCCACCTGATGTACAGCCCTTAGCCACTACATCTCCAGCAGAAACACCCGAATCCATCCCTGAAGTAGACCGTAGCCATGAGGTGAGTGACATGCCTTGCGGTGACTCTCCAGTCGAGCAGTCTGAGAACGGCAATGAGTCAGCGCCAAGTAACGGTAGTCTGGAGGAGAGTGAAGGATTGGGGCAGACAGACCTGAGCGACACAGAAAAACATCTCTGTACACAAAACATAAATGATTGTGACCTAAAAGAAAGTGTGCATACTCCCTGTGAGTCTACCCGTCATGAAACTGTGGacattgaggaggatgagggaatCCATAGCCATGAAGGCAGCGATATCAGCGATAATCTTTCCGAGAGAAGCGATGACTCTGGTTTAAATGGTTTACAGTCCCCTCAAGAGACTCTAGAATCCCGGCCCCTTCTGGAAGTGCCTTCTGTCTCCACCAGCGTCTCTAGTGAAAGCTTTGTGTGCATTTTTTGCGATCGCGTTTTCAAGAAAGCAGAAGAATATACGAAGCATCTGAAGCGTCATTTGGTCAATGTTTATTACCTTGAGAAAGCGGCACAGAATCGATTATAA